One Trichoderma asperellum chromosome 5, complete sequence genomic region harbors:
- the RFC4 gene encoding replication factor C subunit 4: MPAAKPEEKGESSNATSKAVLAASSNGSPNYELPWVEKYRPVFLDDVVGNTETIERLKIIAKEGNMPHVIISGMPGIGKTTSVLCLARQLLGESYKEAVLELNASDERGIDVVRNRIKGFAQKKVTLPAGRHKLVILDEADSMTSGAQQALRRTMEIYSNTTRFAFACNQSNKIIEPLQSRCAILRYAKLTDEQVVKRLMQIIEAEKVEYSDDGLAALVFSAEGDMRQAINNLQSTWAGFGFVSGDNVFKVVDSPHPIKVQAMLKACYEGNVDSALDTLRELWDLGYSSHDIISTMFKVTKTMPTLSEHSKLEFIKEIGFTHMKILEGVQTLLQLSGCVARLCKLNMDPKRFKPVSK, encoded by the exons ATGCCTGCCGCAAAGCcagaagaaaagggcgagTCCTCCAATGCCACGTCAAAGGCAGTATTGGCGGCATCTTCCAATGGATCACCCAACTACGAGCTGCCATG GGTGGAAAAGTACCGTCCGGTGTTCTTGGACGATGTCGTTGGTAACACGGAGACTATTGAGCGATTGAAGATAATAGCAAAGGAAGGAAACATGCCCCATGTTATCATCTCGGGCATGCCTGGTATTGGAAAGACAACCAGCGTTCTCTGCCTCGCCCGCCAGCTACTGGGAGAATCGTACAAGGAGGCCGTCCTTGAGCTCAATGCCAGTGACGAACGAG GTATTGACGTTGTTCGAAACAGAATAAAGGGATTTGCACAAAAGAAGGTCACTCTGCCAGCTGGCAGACATAAGCTAGTCATTCTCGACGAAGCCGACAGCATGACGTCCGGTGCCCAGCAGGCTCTTCGAAGAACTATGGAAATCTACTCCAACACCACCAGATTTGCATTCGCTTGCAATCAGTCCAATAAGATCATCGAACCGCTACAGTCACGATGCGCAATCCTTCGATACGCCAAGTTGACAGATGAACAAGTCGTCAAACGATTGATGCAGATCATCGAGGCGGAGAAGGTCGAATACAGCGATGACGGCTTAGCCGCTTTGGTGTTCAGTGCAGAGGGAGATATGCGACAGGCTATCAATAACCTGCAGTCGACGTGGGCTGGTTTCGGCTTCGTCTCAGGGGACAACGTCTTCAAGGTAGTCGATTCACCACATCCAATCAAGGTGCAAGCCATGCTGAAGGCCTGTTACGAGGGAAATGTCGACTCGGCTCTGGATACCCTCCGGGAGCTGTGGGATTTGGGATACTCGAGCCATGATATTATAAGCACAATGTTCAAGGTCACAAAGACGATGCCGACGCTTAGCGAACATTCGAAGCTGGAATTCATCAAAGAAATTGGCTTCACCCATATGAAGATTCTAGAAGGTGTCCAGACACTACTTCAGCTATCAGGGTGTGTCGCCCGGCTATGTAAACTGAACATGGATCCCAAAAGATTTAAACCGGTGTCAAAATAG
- a CDS encoding uncharacterized protein (EggNog:ENOG41~TransMembrane:1 (n2-13c20/21o44-68i)~SECRETED:SignalP(1-20)), giving the protein MISSIHLLLLALASSQTAQAFKASPRDGNNDTESASSKGLPLAAIIGIIVGIVFIFGLATCLFVVYFARQRHSPRPFYEQRYYYRQEIESPKTMVEPWEYVAHQPRYPEFHGVARNGPVETNAEFYNRMESAARSGHIQLTHDPRSAIHGHDNAMPAHHAYDPNTVSKQARSASSSHSLPPPQPTHKRRPGTPDSFIIRAYKSAVEDASRMPEPQSLPTPKHSVLSSPSEPNSSPTLVGSSSRWSSRFSSLSLPKLYIPKKAPPPSLVLQPLTTQPRDATDHQLHITPPLLSDPRFIDRPLGAGVVVLERNRPPTPKNSEKYAAYTEVPLASGKSILYGM; this is encoded by the coding sequence ATGATCTCTTCAATACATCTCCTCTTGTTGGCTCTGGCCAGCTCCCAGACTGCTCAGGCTTTCAAGGCCTCTCCAAGAGACGGTAACAACGACACTGAATCCGCCTCATCCAAAGGCCTCCCTCTAgccgccatcatcggcatcATAGTCGgaatcgtcttcatcttcggaCTTGCCACTTGCTTATTCGTTGTCTATTTCGCTCGCCAGAGGCACTCCCCTCGTCCCTTCTACGAGCAACGCTACTACTATAGACAAGAGATTGAGTCTCCCAAAACCATGGTTGAGCCCTGGGAATATGTGGCTCACCAGCCTCGTTACCCCGAGTTCCACGGCGTTGCCAGAAACGGCCCCGTCGAGACCAATGCCGAGTTCTACAACCGCATGGAGAGTGCCGCTCGCTCAGGCCATATACAGCTCACACATGACCCGAGATCTGCCATCCACGGCCACGATAATGCCATGCCTGCTCATCACGCCTATGACCCCAATACCGTCTCCAAGCAGGCCAGAAGCGCAAGCTCAAGTCATTCTCTGCCACCTCCTCAGCCTACACACAAACGCAGGCCGGGAACCCCCGACTCGTTCATCATCCGAGCCTACAAGTCCGCCGTGGAAGACGCTTCTCGAATGCCTGAGCCACAATCACTCCCTACACCAAAACACTCTGTGctatcatctccatctgAGCCCAACTCTTCGCCAACATTAGTTGGATCTTCATCCCGATGGAGCTCCAGATTCTCTTCGCTCTCTCTACCCAAGCTATATATACCAAAGAAAGCTCCTCCTCCGAGTCTCGTGCTTCAACCTTTGACTACGCAGCCTAGAGACGCTACAGATCATCAGCTACACATCACGCCTCCTCTCTTGAGCGATCCTCGGTTCATTGACAGACCACTTGGCGCGGGCGTCGTTGTCCTTGAGCGAAACCGTCCACCCACTCCCAAAAATAGCGAGAAGTATGCTGCCTATACGGAGGTGCCACTGGCCAGCGGGAAGAGCATCTTGTATGGGATGTGA
- a CDS encoding uncharacterized protein (EggNog:ENOG41~TransMembrane:1 (o32-51i)) has protein sequence MSSPPKKMISPHDPLRSGEAQNAGWEAGMGGLIGAAKWGVGAAIVGALAYLRSPLYRKTTVQFKVYVQISAMTLGGMISADQRLRDYEAEMRAQRRWLREKAKWDRYEQEVAHNNEK, from the exons ATGTCCTCCCCTCCAAAAAAGATGATCTCCCCCCACGATCCATTAAGGAGCGGCGAGGCACAGAATGCCGGATGGGAAGCCGGCATGGGAGGACTTATAGGAGCGGCTAAATGGGGCGTCGGAGCAGCAATTGTGGGAGCCTTGGCCTATCTCAGGTCGCCGCTCTACCGCAAAACCACCGTCCAGTTCAAAGT CTACGTTCAAATATCGGCCATGACCCTGGGAGGAATGATTTCGGCAGACCAGCGCCTGAGAGATTACGAAGCTGAGATGAGAGCTCAGAGGAGGTGGCTTAGAGAGAAAGCAAAATGGGACAGGTATGAGCAAGAAGTTGCACACAACAATGAAAAGTAA
- a CDS encoding uncharacterized protein (TransMembrane:4 (i21-42o54-76i97-122o154-175i)) — protein MAELSLDAYWRAPPIARTAATVTFGLSVAVHMGMLAGDLFLYDFHYLARIPPQIWRLVTCFLITFPNLGVLFDTFHMYMYMSQLEKGHPRLSRREDLVWYLTFVCGTILILNHLLGFGYGIMTQALLLAMAYTVTQEQRGQTTNYMFINIPSQLVPFAMMAINLFFPGGISIVFLQLQGLAAAHLYLFLTKIWPDVAGGRNWLATPAFIRSAVNGVAPAPQPSAGGRGFDTTSAQSSGASRGPLPDSWRTRGPGHRLG, from the exons ATGGCTGAGCTTTCTCTGGACGCGTACTGGCGAGCGCCGCCAATTGCTAG AACCGCTGCCACTGTTACCTTTGGCTTGTCTGTCGCCGTGCACATGGGGATGCTTGCAGGGGACCTCTTCCTCTATGACTTCCACTACCTGGCGCGGATTCCTCCGCAGATATGGCGCCTTGTAACATGCTTCTTGATCACCTTCCCAAATCTGGGTGTTCTCTTTGACACTTTccacatgtacatgtacatgagCCAACTGGAAAAAGGTCATCCGCGATTGTCTAGACGAGAAGATCTTGTTTGGTATCTGACATTTGTGTGCGGAACAATTCTG ATACTCAATCATTTATTGGGTTTCGGGTATGGAATAATGACGCAGGCGCTCCTCCTCGCCATGGCGTATACTGTAACTCAGGAGCAACGAGGCCAGACAACGAACTACATGTTCATTAATATTCCGTCTCAGCTCGTTCCATTTGCCATGATGGCAATcaacctcttcttccccggCGGCATTAGTATTGTGTTCCTGCAGCTTCAGGGGCTGGCCGCAGCGCACTTGTATTTGTTCCTGACTAAAATCTGGCCCGATGTTGCCGGCGGGCGAAACTGGCTTGCGACTCCTGCGTTTATTCGGTCTGCAGTGAATGGAGTAGCGCCTGCGCCGCAACCATCTGCTGGAGGTAGAGGGTTTGACACAACGTCCGCCCAAAGCAGTGGTGCTTCTCGGGGACCATTACCGGACTCATGGCGCACCAGAGGACCAGGGCACCGCCTGGGTTAA